A window from Leguminivora glycinivorella isolate SPB_JAAS2020 chromosome 16, LegGlyc_1.1, whole genome shotgun sequence encodes these proteins:
- the LOC125234603 gene encoding uncharacterized oxidoreductase YjmC-like: protein MGKVATADALRFMTECLKAVGTAAKAAEQQSELLLQADRLGHPSHGMNRLEFYINDILSGACKPNNQPKVVKENASTALVDAENTLGAVASHFAMDIAMKKAKETGVGWVTVKGSNHNGMAGFWASKASDKGLIGMAFTNTSPLLAPTRSKKAALGTNPLSVVAPGSNGETLYVDMATTAVAVGKIEIQRRKGEPIPSGWAQGPDGKETTDANLAFETGCLMPLGGQEHTSGYKGYGLAAIVELFCGISSGSKYGHHIRSWSHSSDGGPANLGHCFVAVDPECFAPGFGDRLAESMDHWRHLEPANPNLPVLAPGDKEKAAAKACDESGTVSYVQQQLAASEALAKKLKVTPMKVL, encoded by the exons ATGGGTAAAGTAGCGACAGCAGATGCGCTGCGTTTCATGACGGAGTGCCTAAAAGCGGTAGGGACGGCAGCAAAGGCGGCGGAACAGCAATCAGAGCTGCTGTTGCAGGCAGACCGGTTGGGACACCCTAGTCATGGGATGAATAGACTTG AATTCTACATAAACGACATCCTAAGCGGCGCCTGCAAGCCCAACAACCAGCCGAAGGTGGTGAAAGAGAATGCTTCCACGGCGCTGGTGGACGCAGAAAACACTCTTGGAGCCGTCGCCAGCCACTTCGCGATGGACATCGCCATGAAGAAGGCTAAGGAGACTGGGGTTGGTTGGGTTACTGTTAAAG GGTCCAACCACAACGGCATGGCAGGGTTTTGGGCCAGCAAGGCGTCAGATAAAGGACTCATCGGCATGGCTTTCACCAACACTTCGCCTTTACTTGCACCGACTAGAAGCAAAAAG GCTGCATTAGGAACGAATCCTCTTTCAGTTGTTGCTCCAGGGTCAAACGGGGAAACCCTATATGTCGATATGGCCACAACTGCAGTTGCTGTTGGAAAG ATTGAAATTCAGCGTCGGAAAGGGGAGCCCATTCCAAGCGGCTGGGCGCAGGGTCCAGATGGCAAAGAAACTACTGACGCTAACTTG GCATTCGAAACTGGCTGCTTGATGCCTTTGGGAGGACAGGAGCATACATCTGGTTACAAAGGATATGGTTTAGCAGCTATTGTTGAGCTATTTTGTGGAATCAGCTCAG gTTCAAAATACGGGCACCACATCCGCTCATGGTCCCACAGTAGCGATGGCGGCCCCGCTAACCTAGGACACTGCTTCGTGGCCGTCGACCCGGAATGTTTTGCACCAGGTTTTGGAGACCGGCTCGCCGAGAGCATGGACCACTGGAGACACTTAGAACCG GCGAATCCCAATCTGCCAGTCTTAGCCCCAGGAGACAAAGAAAAAGCTGCAGCTAAGGCGTGCGACGAGAGTGGAACCGTGTCCTATGTTCAGCAGCAGTTAGCAGCCAGCGAAGCTCTGGCCAAAAAACTTAAAGTGACACCTATGAAAGTGCTCTAA